A window of Stutzerimonas stutzeri genomic DNA:
TACACAACCTTGCACAGCTTCGTGCTAGTGGCCGAGAACGGCAGCTTTGCCGCTGCCGCGCTGAAAGAGGGCGTGACGCCTGTGGTGATGGGCCGTCGACTCGATGCGCTGGAGCGGCACCTGGGCGTCAAGCTGATGCACCGCTCCACGCGTGGATTGGCGCTGACCGATCTGGGCGAGCAGTACCTGGAGCGCGCCCGCGGGCTGCTGAAGGACTTCGAGGAAGCCGATGCCAGCATCAGCCATCACGGCACCTCGGTGCGTGGACATCTGGTGGTCTCGGCGCCAGCGGCGTTCGGTAGGCGGCATATCGGCCCGCACGCGCCGGCATTCCAGGCGCGCTACCCGGACCTGCAGCTGTCGTTCAACTTTACCGACAGCGTCGTCGATCTGGTGCGGCATGGGTATGACATGGGCATCCGCATCGGCGAGGTGACCGACCCCAACTACGTGGCGGTACGGCTGTTTCCCAATCGGCGGGTGGTCTGCGGATCGCCGGAGTACTTCACTCGGCATGGCACGCCGACGGCATTGGAAGAGCTGACGCAGCACAACTGCCTCGCCTTCAACCTGCAGGGCGGCCAGCAACGTGGCTGGACCTTCCTGCGCGACGGCCGCCAGGTGGCGATCCGCGTGGCTGGCAACCTGGATTGCAACGACGGCGAGCTGCTGTTCGACTGGGTCAAGCAGGGCCTGGGTATCGGCTGGCGCTCGACCTGGGAGATCCAGGCCGAACTCAAGCGCGGCGAGCTGGTGACGGTACTCGACGAGTACGCGCTGCCGGCCTACGACATCCAGGCGGTATACCCGCAGCAGCGCTACCTGCCGGCCAAGGTGCGTTTCTTCATCGACTACCTGAAGGACATCTACAACGCACCGGGCTATTGGGAAGTGCGCTGAGCGGCTCAGTTGCCGCGGTAGGTGGAGAAGCCGTAGGGGCTCAGCAGCAGCGGGATGTGATAGTGCTCGACGCTGCCGTCGGCCTCGAAGATCACCGGAACTTCGGGGAAAAAGGTGCTGGCCTTCTGCGTGGCGAACCAGTCGCCAGTCATGAAGGTGACGCGATAGGTGCCTTTCTCCAGCGCCTTGCCTTCGGGATACAGCGCAGTGATGCGGCCCTGGGCGTTAGTCTCGCCGCTGTTGAGCGACTGCCAGGTGTCGCCCTGACGCTGTTCCAGCGTGACGCGGACGTCCGGCGAAGGCAGGCCGTCTTGCAGATTCAGCACATGCACGCTGAGCGGGTTGCCGGCGGCGAGGGTCAGGCCGGACAGGCCGCTGAGCATCAAGCCGGCGGCGATGGAACGTAGTGCTTTCATGGGGTTTTCCTTTTCTTCAGTGGGAGGAGGGCAGCAGTTTTTCGATGGCGGCCATGGCGCAGGCCTCGTCGTTCTTGGCACCGCCGGCACCGGCCACGCCGATGGCGCCGATCACCTCGTCGCCGACCTTCAGCGGTACGCCACCGCCGAGCAGCAGCAGTTCGTCGAGCGTGTTGAGGTTGGCGGCGTCCGGTGTGCCGGCGGCGCGCTCGGCGAACAGACGGGTCGGCGTCTTGCTCGACAGTGCGGTGTAGGCCTTGCGCTGGGCGGCGAGGGTGTTGTGCGGGCCGACGTTGTCGTCCCGGCGCAGGGCGACCAGGTTGCCGCCGCGATCGACTACCGCGACCACCGCCGTGCGGTTTTCCGCGTGGCACTGGTCCAGCGTGGCCTGGATCAGGCCTTCGGCCAGGGCCAGCGAGACGTTCTGCTGAGTGATCGGTGCCGGTGTGGCGGCGTTGGCACTGAGGGCCAGCGCCAGCAATGACAGTGAGGCTGCGATACGCATATCCGGTTTCCTTGGGTGGCTGAGCTTCGGGGCGCATGGTGCCGCCGCCGGCCCGTCAGAACCGTTGCCTGCGCATTACGCTTTTGTAATGGCCGGTTCATTGCGGACTCCCTAACCTATGCGTGATCAGCGAGGTGATCCGATGCGAATTCTGGTGGTGGAGGACGAGGCCAA
This region includes:
- a CDS encoding LysR family transcriptional regulator; amino-acid sequence: MDRYTTLHSFVLVAENGSFAAAALKEGVTPVVMGRRLDALERHLGVKLMHRSTRGLALTDLGEQYLERARGLLKDFEEADASISHHGTSVRGHLVVSAPAAFGRRHIGPHAPAFQARYPDLQLSFNFTDSVVDLVRHGYDMGIRIGEVTDPNYVAVRLFPNRRVVCGSPEYFTRHGTPTALEELTQHNCLAFNLQGGQQRGWTFLRDGRQVAIRVAGNLDCNDGELLFDWVKQGLGIGWRSTWEIQAELKRGELVTVLDEYALPAYDIQAVYPQQRYLPAKVRFFIDYLKDIYNAPGYWEVR
- the uraH gene encoding hydroxyisourate hydrolase, which encodes MKALRSIAAGLMLSGLSGLTLAAGNPLSVHVLNLQDGLPSPDVRVTLEQRQGDTWQSLNSGETNAQGRITALYPEGKALEKGTYRVTFMTGDWFATQKASTFFPEVPVIFEADGSVEHYHIPLLLSPYGFSTYRGN
- a CDS encoding GlcG/HbpS family heme-binding protein — its product is MRIAASLSLLALALSANAATPAPITQQNVSLALAEGLIQATLDQCHAENRTAVVAVVDRGGNLVALRRDDNVGPHNTLAAQRKAYTALSSKTPTRLFAERAAGTPDAANLNTLDELLLLGGGVPLKVGDEVIGAIGVAGAGGAKNDEACAMAAIEKLLPSSH